A DNA window from Chlamydia felis Fe/C-56 contains the following coding sequences:
- a CDS encoding indole-3-glycerol phosphate synthase TrpC: MGSIFTTTKVEEGIMQLAHHLANIVAYKKQEVERLKEEVCTQPDHYLSQILNQNHLRREHFATALKGPGLSIIGEIKRQSPTRGKIGCIDNPADLALKYCCGGAAAISVLTDTRGFGGSFLDMQQVSQKLQSQYSHVSVLRKDFILDPLQLAEAIFFGANAVLLIVSVVGENLKFLIQEAHRLGLEVLTEIHDFSELELALEAEASIIGINHRNLKTFEIDLNLSESLKPFIPPQIITVAESGIHHPIQAKRMRELGFDAVLVGEALVRSKDPALLIKQMKGEENES; the protein is encoded by the coding sequence GTGGGTAGCATTTTCACAACAACTAAAGTTGAAGAGGGGATCATGCAATTAGCTCATCATTTAGCAAACATCGTTGCTTATAAAAAACAAGAAGTAGAACGGCTCAAAGAAGAAGTTTGCACACAGCCGGATCATTATCTGAGTCAAATTCTAAACCAAAATCATTTACGAAGAGAGCATTTTGCCACAGCCCTAAAAGGACCGGGTTTATCCATTATTGGCGAAATAAAAAGACAATCTCCAACACGTGGAAAGATTGGATGCATAGATAATCCAGCAGATCTTGCATTAAAATATTGTTGCGGGGGGGCTGCTGCTATTTCAGTTCTTACTGACACCCGAGGCTTCGGTGGATCTTTTCTAGATATGCAACAGGTAAGCCAAAAACTCCAATCACAATACTCTCATGTTTCTGTATTAAGAAAAGATTTTATCCTAGATCCTTTACAACTAGCGGAAGCTATTTTCTTCGGAGCAAACGCAGTTCTTTTAATCGTGAGCGTTGTTGGAGAAAATTTAAAATTTCTCATACAAGAAGCGCATAGATTAGGTTTAGAAGTTTTAACCGAAATTCATGACTTTTCAGAACTTGAATTAGCTTTAGAAGCAGAAGCTTCCATTATTGGCATTAACCACCGTAATCTTAAAACTTTTGAAATCGATCTCAATCTATCAGAGAGCCTAAAACCCTTTATCCCTCCTCAGATCATTACCGTAGCTGAATCAGGAATCCATCACCCTATACAAGCCAAACGGATGCGTGAGCTTGGATTTGACGCCGTTTTGGTCGGAGAAGCTCTTGTGCGATCTAAAGACCCTGCTTTGTTAATTAAACAAATGAAAGGGGAAGAAAATGAAAGTTAA
- a CDS encoding DUF687 domain-containing protein, whose translation MVTPVRIPTHNLTNENQENDISEEGGNNVDTVAIRVEQAIVHFNSSTDPTLGSEIHLVGNDGMYGHSGGNNISEFLCIADTNTQEPADYQVSTTYINGSWQTETESQLEGMHISGLRGEPVRVLYNSGSGLTTSGFLDRRNSVSPTHPLCVALLEVLNSFFSHSENASSRHTIIFYGDGGAYVQQALDYCRFSNRVDCIGIAPTIYVVGHPSVHHFRVTGDLTTLLDRYGYNHSNVSTLGYSAGAEGLILPGLRDPSYQYVLGIRNLFQLNGGPITDPAVAMSLIQMGSDMRDFTQREAEYNNTDNPHEALVNPHPSTCPDILLSGIFLIPSVVAIMQDVFVRSMLPVEDRNFYWITHIGYTAGLVQRLVLMFTNRREVRFGHRRARLLARSLTAPMLLISAAESINYAQRLQRPVPILQAIYFGGAVMSGTWVVLAIGNTCLTRFRARAQRLGLRLMGEHEQAEDGNGERRVVRVADAARRGVAEALPVMCAGVVAGLGAGILNGCSIPSALNNPINATANNLPENRTWIFDGDILRNPSRSWVSGDWFAVSATVSLILGFIVICVSIGVMVASVRRNQYRRT comes from the coding sequence ATGGTAACACCTGTTCGAATTCCCACGCATAATTTAACTAATGAGAACCAAGAAAATGATATTTCGGAAGAAGGAGGAAATAATGTCGATACTGTCGCTATTCGAGTAGAACAAGCTATTGTACATTTCAACTCTAGTACTGACCCAACTTTAGGATCTGAAATACATCTAGTGGGTAACGACGGTATGTATGGCCATTCAGGAGGGAATAATATTTCTGAGTTTTTATGTATTGCTGATACGAATACCCAGGAGCCTGCGGACTACCAGGTTTCAACGACATATATTAATGGCAGTTGGCAAACAGAAACAGAATCTCAGCTAGAAGGCATGCATATTAGCGGACTTCGAGGAGAACCCGTACGAGTTTTGTATAATTCTGGAAGCGGTCTCACAACTTCAGGATTTTTAGACCGACGTAATTCAGTTAGTCCCACGCATCCTTTATGCGTTGCTTTATTGGAGGTTTTAAACTCCTTTTTTTCTCATTCAGAAAACGCTAGCTCAAGACATACTATTATATTTTATGGCGATGGAGGAGCCTATGTTCAGCAAGCCCTGGATTATTGCAGATTCTCTAATCGAGTGGATTGTATAGGGATTGCTCCGACAATATATGTCGTTGGGCATCCAAGCGTTCATCATTTTCGTGTTACTGGAGATTTAACAACTTTACTAGATCGCTATGGTTATAATCATTCTAATGTTAGCACTTTAGGATATTCCGCTGGGGCCGAAGGCCTTATTTTACCCGGATTGAGAGATCCTTCCTATCAATATGTTCTGGGAATACGGAATCTTTTCCAGTTAAACGGAGGTCCGATTACAGATCCTGCAGTTGCCATGTCCTTGATACAAATGGGATCGGATATGCGAGATTTTACTCAAAGAGAAGCCGAATACAATAATACGGATAATCCTCACGAAGCATTGGTTAACCCTCATCCTTCTACGTGTCCTGATATCCTACTCTCCGGAATCTTTCTTATTCCTAGCGTGGTTGCAATAATGCAGGACGTTTTTGTGCGTAGTATGTTACCAGTGGAAGACCGAAATTTTTATTGGATCACTCATATTGGATACACTGCAGGACTAGTTCAAAGACTCGTGTTAATGTTCACAAACCGTAGGGAAGTAAGATTCGGTCATAGGAGGGCACGCTTACTAGCTAGATCTCTTACAGCTCCTATGCTGTTAATTTCTGCTGCAGAATCTATAAATTATGCTCAAAGACTGCAAAGACCTGTCCCCATCCTACAAGCAATTTATTTTGGCGGAGCAGTAATGAGTGGAACTTGGGTAGTTTTGGCTATTGGAAACACGTGTTTAACCCGTTTCCGTGCAAGAGCCCAAAGACTTGGGCTAAGACTTATGGGAGAGCATGAACAAGCGGAAGATGGTAATGGTGAAAGGAGGGTTGTTCGCGTTGCTGATGCCGCAAGGCGAGGAGTTGCTGAAGCTCTGCCCGTAATGTGCGCGGGGGTTGTCGCTGGACTAGGTGCTGGAATACTAAACGGATGTTCTATACCGAGCGCCCTGAATAATCCTATCAATGCAACAGCCAATAACCTGCCCGAAAATAGAACTTGGATATTTGATGGAGATATATTAAGAAATCCTTCTAGATCGTGGGTATCAGGTGATTGGTTTGCTGTATCTGCAACTGTCTCCCTCATACTAGGATTCATCGTGATTTGCGTTTCTATTGGAGTCATGGTGGCCTCTGTAAGGAGAAATCAGTACCGCAGAACATAA
- a CDS encoding phosphoribosylanthranilate isomerase — protein sequence MKVKICGVTHPEDAEYAALLGADYIGMIFAEKSKRKTSLSMAKSITNTTKRLGAEPVGVFVEQTTDQIIAICEQTGIKTVQLHNSFPSGSLEKLLRDYSIIYAISVRENGDVCHPQSLPPKVIPLYDTEKGGTGKQFNWKAFSSPRDTFWMLAGGLNPANIEEAIATLHPNGVDVATGVEFPNKTRKDPDLLKAFIQSAKILGEKI from the coding sequence ATGAAAGTTAAAATTTGTGGAGTTACACATCCTGAGGACGCGGAATATGCCGCTCTTTTAGGGGCAGATTATATTGGAATGATCTTTGCTGAGAAATCAAAACGCAAGACCTCGTTATCCATGGCAAAAAGCATTACTAACACAACAAAACGCCTGGGTGCTGAGCCTGTAGGTGTGTTTGTGGAACAAACTACAGACCAGATTATTGCTATCTGCGAGCAAACAGGAATCAAGACCGTTCAATTACACAACTCTTTTCCTTCGGGATCTCTGGAAAAGCTCTTAAGAGATTATTCCATCATTTACGCAATTTCTGTCCGAGAAAATGGAGATGTTTGTCACCCACAATCTTTGCCTCCTAAAGTCATTCCTTTATACGACACTGAAAAAGGGGGAACCGGCAAACAATTTAACTGGAAAGCTTTCTCGTCACCAAGAGATACCTTTTGGATGCTAGCTGGGGGATTAAACCCTGCAAATATAGAAGAAGCCATTGCCACTTTGCACCCTAATGGGGTTGATGTTGCTACAGGTGTAGAATTCCCAAATAAGACAAGAAAAGATCCAGATTTACTCAAAGCTTTCATCCAGTCTGCAAAAATTTTAGGGGAGAAAATATGA
- the trpR gene encoding trp operon repressor has translation MAQASNENGWSDFLELCSKIKTPEAFRDFFALFLTFGERESMASRYLIIQALLADQLTQREIAKEYGVSIAQITRGSNALKAVDPEFKEFLKHSSGRYENQ, from the coding sequence ATGGCGCAAGCAAGTAATGAAAACGGTTGGAGTGATTTTTTAGAGCTGTGCTCTAAAATTAAGACTCCTGAAGCATTTCGTGATTTCTTTGCGTTATTTCTTACTTTTGGAGAGCGAGAATCTATGGCTTCTCGTTATTTAATTATCCAAGCGCTGCTAGCAGATCAGCTAACACAACGTGAAATTGCCAAAGAATATGGGGTGAGTATCGCGCAAATTACAAGAGGCTCAAACGCTTTGAAAGCTGTTGATCCTGAATTTAAAGAATTTTTAAAACACTCAAGTGGAAGATATGAAAATCAATAA
- the trpD gene encoding anthranilate phosphoribosyltransferase, which produces MLQTYLQSIMNQSHLTYDEAESVTNLMLNGSDPHQIAAFLAVLKYRGETPTEIAGMVSALQKQATSVDLPFPALDIVGTGGDLANTVNISTGSAILSAACGIPIAKHGNRSVSSQSGSADVLEALGIEIEMTPEELLSCIQEVGIGFMFAPIYHPSLKKLAPIRKGMKIPSTFNILGPLLNPANTEYSLIGVSNEPILELMSEVCLQFQNTQRTFLFHGSGLDELTTLGKVVGYDIQQGKKTRIEIDPTSFGFASCKIEELKGGDSKMNAFILKKAFSGQQGAIADALIFNAGAAVWIFGNATTLEEGIQIARQTLMEGEALRVLEKWVAFSQQLKLKRGSCN; this is translated from the coding sequence ATGCTACAAACTTATTTGCAATCAATTATGAATCAATCACATTTAACATACGATGAGGCGGAATCCGTTACTAATCTCATGTTAAATGGGTCTGATCCGCATCAAATAGCAGCCTTTTTGGCTGTGTTAAAATATCGAGGGGAAACACCCACAGAAATTGCTGGAATGGTGTCTGCATTACAAAAACAGGCAACATCTGTAGATCTACCTTTTCCAGCTTTAGACATTGTAGGCACAGGGGGAGATTTAGCTAATACAGTCAATATTTCCACAGGATCAGCCATATTATCAGCAGCTTGCGGAATTCCTATTGCAAAGCATGGAAATCGTTCTGTTTCTAGTCAAAGCGGGTCTGCAGATGTTTTAGAAGCACTCGGGATAGAAATAGAAATGACTCCGGAAGAATTGCTGTCTTGCATTCAAGAAGTGGGTATTGGATTTATGTTTGCTCCTATTTACCACCCCTCCTTGAAGAAATTGGCTCCTATACGAAAAGGGATGAAAATCCCTTCCACATTTAATATTTTAGGCCCATTGCTCAATCCCGCAAACACTGAGTACTCTTTGATAGGGGTTTCTAATGAGCCTATTTTAGAACTTATGAGCGAAGTTTGCCTCCAGTTTCAAAACACTCAGAGAACTTTTCTTTTTCATGGAAGTGGTCTTGATGAGTTAACTACTCTAGGGAAAGTCGTTGGCTATGATATTCAACAAGGCAAAAAAACTCGCATTGAAATAGATCCAACGTCTTTCGGGTTTGCTTCTTGTAAGATCGAAGAACTAAAAGGCGGCGATTCCAAGATGAATGCTTTTATTTTGAAGAAAGCTTTCTCAGGCCAGCAAGGCGCTATTGCCGATGCTCTTATTTTCAATGCTGGAGCCGCCGTTTGGATTTTTGGCAATGCTACAACTTTAGAAGAGGGAATACAGATTGCCCGGCAAACACTGATGGAAGGAGAAGCATTAAGAGTACTAGAAAAGTGGGTAGCATTTTCACAACAACTAAAGTTGAAGAGGGGATCATGCAATTAG